A single uncultured Acetobacterium sp. DNA region contains:
- a CDS encoding GntR family transcriptional regulator, protein MVEPDGKLKKRTLYSDEIREVIKQAIISEELKPGERVVETRWAKKLGVSQSPVREAIRDLEMMGFIENRPYQGAFVRKMDKKDVIDAYYVREALEMAAMRYAVEVITDDQLEDILNVMDEMKQAVKDGNFELFVEKDSLFHEKIMKISNNELLIKLWNQCKIREYTSISAWISDLTLETLAERHNSLYQALKTRNKEMAMEAVTEHFEVLIEEMNNIS, encoded by the coding sequence GTGGTTGAGCCAGACGGAAAATTAAAAAAAAGAACTTTATATAGCGATGAAATACGAGAAGTCATCAAACAGGCAATCATCAGTGAGGAGTTAAAACCTGGAGAACGGGTGGTTGAAACCCGCTGGGCAAAAAAACTGGGGGTATCCCAATCACCGGTGAGAGAAGCCATACGCGACCTTGAAATGATGGGCTTTATAGAAAATCGCCCTTATCAGGGAGCCTTTGTCCGAAAAATGGATAAGAAAGATGTCATTGATGCTTATTATGTCCGGGAAGCCCTGGAGATGGCAGCCATGCGATATGCGGTTGAAGTCATTACCGATGATCAGCTGGAAGATATCCTCAATGTGATGGATGAAATGAAACAAGCGGTTAAAGATGGGAATTTTGAGCTTTTTGTTGAAAAAGACAGTTTGTTCCACGAAAAAATAATGAAGATCTCTAACAATGAGCTGCTAATCAAGCTTTGGAATCAATGTAAAATAAGGGAATATACCAGTATCAGTGCCTGGATTTCAGATCTTACTTTGGAAACATTGGCAGAGCGGCATAATAGTCTCTATCAGGCATTGAAAACAAGAAACAAGGAAATGGCCATGGAAGCGGTCACCGAGCACTTTGAAGTATTAATCGAAGAAATGAATAATATTTCCTGA
- a CDS encoding xanthine dehydrogenase family protein molybdopterin-binding subunit, producing the protein MSDCEKTNYIGKSVQRIDAFEKATGKAKYFEDYQVQYRDLLHVKVLRSPHAHAKIISIDVSAAEALPGVITVAKGSDSDIPWSDLPYASSYYGNPAKDEVIWAGQAVVAVAAETIEIAEQALESIKVVYEELPYVTDQRLAMGPDAISVTSPELGIAAGYGGVQPEGPNVMGSYKLRHGDVDKAFAEADVIVEEEYQAGKKSTSQIECNGSIVEYQQDGGVTVITNGCGVHGVIKNHLLTMYPQLTSSKLRVIQPVTGGSFGNRLFPLVEPLAVLMALRTKRTVSYVLTRKEMYISSPSNWPVYTKLKLGAKKDGTIIAEKLELVEDAGAQIRGYFDGRLSSSGLMCVYNIPNVYCDSYAVRTNTMPCAPYRGLGCAESEWAMENLLDVLAEKLDMDPLEIRLKNMIKNGESNAYGEKVTSIGLGKCLKAVADGIKIDEPCTQDDGPWKYGKGIAAAGKQNTPLGRAEADCLVHSDGSIEILVSCDEQGMGVQSALRQMAATEFQIDIDRIKVTRADTAITPFDNFGASSRTTYTTGNAVIIACQDAIEQLKEAAGREVGLAKKQITIKDGKAYIVGSNIESIDIPDLFKPFDFFTQQTWGLLKGTPVRGRGVFCPAPAVEWFGPGHEDGRTPRMWNWYQFSAFGAEVAVNEETGQIKILKLMSTADSGNPINPKLVEGQIDGGVIMALGFSIMDHHMFQDGKMMNPNMSDYRLPTTLETPLQKNFMRAILPDPLPDGPFNAKGMAESIMIPVGPAIAAAIYQAIGVRPTEMPMTAERVLKLIKDKEANDAK; encoded by the coding sequence ATGTCTGATTGTGAAAAGACCAATTATATTGGTAAAAGTGTTCAAAGAATTGACGCATTTGAAAAAGCAACCGGTAAAGCGAAATACTTTGAGGATTATCAGGTCCAATATAGAGATTTGCTACATGTAAAGGTTTTACGTAGCCCACATGCCCATGCAAAAATTATCAGCATTGATGTGAGTGCAGCAGAGGCTCTGCCAGGTGTTATAACTGTTGCAAAAGGAAGTGACAGCGATATTCCATGGTCTGACCTCCCGTATGCATCCAGTTATTATGGAAACCCTGCTAAAGACGAAGTTATCTGGGCTGGTCAGGCCGTTGTGGCGGTAGCTGCAGAGACCATTGAAATCGCCGAACAAGCCTTAGAGTCGATTAAGGTCGTTTATGAAGAGCTACCATATGTTACTGATCAGCGCTTGGCAATGGGACCAGACGCCATATCAGTTACAAGTCCTGAATTGGGAATTGCTGCTGGATATGGTGGGGTACAACCTGAAGGTCCCAATGTTATGGGAAGCTATAAATTGAGACATGGTGATGTTGATAAAGCTTTTGCTGAAGCAGATGTAATCGTTGAAGAAGAGTATCAGGCTGGTAAAAAATCAACTTCCCAAATCGAATGCAATGGCAGTATTGTTGAATATCAACAAGATGGCGGTGTGACAGTAATCACAAATGGCTGCGGTGTTCACGGTGTAATAAAAAATCACTTATTGACCATGTATCCACAACTCACATCATCCAAACTGCGCGTTATCCAGCCAGTTACCGGTGGTAGTTTCGGAAACCGGTTATTCCCATTAGTTGAGCCACTGGCAGTATTAATGGCTTTAAGAACAAAAAGAACTGTTTCGTATGTTTTAACCAGAAAAGAAATGTATATTTCATCACCATCCAACTGGCCGGTATATACCAAATTAAAGCTAGGCGCAAAAAAAGATGGAACCATCATTGCTGAAAAGCTGGAATTGGTTGAAGATGCCGGAGCACAGATTAGAGGTTATTTTGACGGACGTTTATCCTCTTCTGGCTTAATGTGTGTCTATAATATTCCCAATGTTTACTGTGATTCTTATGCAGTTCGAACAAACACCATGCCATGTGCTCCATATCGTGGTTTAGGCTGTGCAGAATCAGAATGGGCAATGGAAAACCTTCTGGATGTACTGGCCGAAAAACTGGACATGGATCCTTTAGAAATCCGATTAAAGAACATGATCAAAAATGGGGAATCTAATGCTTATGGTGAAAAAGTAACCAGTATTGGTCTTGGGAAATGTTTAAAGGCTGTAGCAGACGGAATCAAAATTGATGAACCCTGCACGCAGGATGATGGCCCATGGAAATACGGAAAAGGGATTGCGGCGGCCGGAAAGCAGAACACACCACTTGGTCGCGCCGAAGCGGACTGTTTAGTTCACAGTGATGGTAGTATCGAAATCCTTGTCAGTTGTGATGAGCAGGGAATGGGTGTTCAATCGGCACTGAGACAGATGGCCGCGACAGAATTCCAGATTGATATTGACAGAATAAAAGTAACCCGGGCTGATACCGCCATCACCCCATTTGATAACTTTGGCGCTTCCAGCCGAACAACCTATACAACTGGGAATGCCGTGATTATTGCCTGTCAGGATGCTATTGAGCAATTAAAGGAAGCCGCCGGCCGTGAAGTTGGTCTGGCAAAAAAACAGATTACGATTAAAGACGGGAAAGCCTACATTGTTGGGTCAAATATTGAATCCATTGATATTCCTGATTTGTTCAAGCCATTTGACTTCTTTACGCAACAAACCTGGGGACTTTTAAAAGGCACACCGGTAAGAGGAAGAGGCGTATTCTGTCCTGCTCCTGCGGTAGAGTGGTTTGGCCCTGGTCATGAAGATGGTCGAACCCCAAGAATGTGGAACTGGTATCAGTTCAGTGCTTTTGGAGCAGAGGTAGCTGTTAATGAAGAAACAGGTCAAATCAAAATTTTAAAACTGATGAGCACAGCAGATTCAGGAAACCCAATCAATCCGAAATTGGTTGAAGGTCAGATTGATGGTGGCGTTATCATGGCACTGGGATTCTCAATTATGGATCATCACATGTTCCAGGACGGAAAAATGATGAACCCCAATATGTCAGATTATCGTTTGCCAACAACCCTGGAAACACCGCTACAGAAAAACTTTATGCGCGCGATCTTACCAGATCCACTTCCAGATGGTCCGTTTAATGCAAAAGGGATGGCAGAATCCATCATGATTCCAGTTGGGCCTGCAATTGCAGCGGCAATTTATCAGGCGATTGGTGTACGACCTACAGAAATGCCTATGACTGCTGAAAGAGTATTGAAGTTGATTAAAGATAAGGAGGCCAATGATGCAAAATAG
- a CDS encoding (2Fe-2S)-binding protein, whose protein sequence is MMQNRANYIQVKCEINGKPVDLFISPDRTVVDVLRNELGLTGTKQGCDDGNCGTCTILVDGKAAKSCSMLIGQIRNKKVTTIEGVSDGDVLHPMQQAFIDHFAIQCGFCTPGMIMTAIAILNENPNANEDDIREGLHGNLCRCTGYVKIVEAVEDARDQINAGGAN, encoded by the coding sequence ATGATGCAAAATAGAGCGAATTATATTCAAGTTAAATGTGAAATAAATGGAAAACCAGTCGATTTATTTATATCTCCAGACCGAACTGTGGTAGATGTCTTAAGAAATGAACTGGGTTTAACCGGAACAAAACAAGGGTGTGATGACGGGAACTGTGGTACCTGTACTATTCTGGTTGATGGAAAAGCGGCGAAAAGCTGTTCGATGCTGATCGGACAAATACGCAATAAAAAAGTGACAACTATTGAAGGTGTCAGTGATGGTGATGTTCTTCATCCCATGCAGCAAGCTTTTATTGATCACTTTGCCATTCAGTGTGGATTCTGTACACCGGGGATGATCATGACGGCGATTGCCATATTAAATGAAAACCCCAATGCTAATGAAGATGACATTCGTGAAGGCTTACATGGAAATTTATGCCGCTGTACCGGTTATGTAAAAATTGTTGAAGCTGTTGAAGATGCACGAGATCAGATCAATGCTGGAGGTGCGAACTAA
- a CDS encoding xanthine dehydrogenase family protein subunit M, with the protein MKFNAYYEPNTVAECVQILSEQGSDAKMLAGGTDLVIRLRSRVLKPKTVVSLNAIPELGEVTLKEDGLYIGAMARLMDVSKSELLTGAWKIVKTGAGNVSSMQVRNNATLGGNTCNASPSADTVPGLVVSGAIANIVGKNGERSVLLEDFFTGPGKTVLADDEMLVSFKLPKYADKTGAVYKKYSIRGDTDIAIIGVAGKITLNAQGEVADMKIALGGVAPTVIRVPKAEALLTGKKLTEQLIEEAAVIASESCTPITDARATKEYRTEMVRVWVRHVLTDAAQEAQKN; encoded by the coding sequence ATGAAATTTAATGCATATTATGAACCAAATACAGTTGCAGAGTGTGTCCAAATTTTAAGCGAACAGGGATCAGATGCAAAAATGCTGGCTGGTGGAACCGATCTGGTTATTCGTTTAAGAAGCCGAGTGCTTAAGCCAAAAACGGTTGTAAGTTTAAATGCGATTCCTGAATTAGGTGAAGTGACCTTAAAAGAAGATGGCCTTTATATTGGTGCTATGGCTCGCCTGATGGATGTTTCCAAATCGGAACTGTTAACCGGAGCCTGGAAAATTGTCAAAACCGGTGCCGGAAATGTATCCAGCATGCAGGTTCGTAACAATGCCACCCTTGGCGGAAATACCTGTAATGCTTCCCCAAGTGCTGACACCGTTCCGGGTTTGGTCGTTTCCGGCGCAATTGCCAATATCGTTGGCAAAAATGGTGAAAGAAGCGTTCTGTTGGAAGACTTCTTTACCGGCCCGGGCAAAACCGTATTAGCAGATGACGAGATGTTAGTAAGTTTTAAACTCCCCAAATACGCCGATAAAACCGGCGCTGTTTACAAAAAATATTCAATCCGTGGTGATACTGATATCGCAATTATCGGAGTTGCCGGGAAAATCACTTTGAATGCTCAGGGTGAAGTGGCCGATATGAAGATCGCTTTAGGCGGCGTCGCACCAACCGTTATCCGAGTTCCAAAAGCTGAAGCCTTATTAACAGGAAAGAAACTGACAGAGCAATTAATTGAAGAAGCAGCAGTGATCGCTTCAGAGTCGTGTACACCGATAACCGATGCTCGAGCTACGAAAGAGTATCGAACAGAAATGGTCAGAGTATGGGTACGACATGTATTAACCGATGCGGCACAGGAAGCTCAGAAAAACTAA
- a CDS encoding MBL fold metallo-hydrolase has translation MEKLTSNVYTETKIRGCNPSIVFTSEGSVFIDTAQILTDLLEMITFAEEKGPIKYMINTEPHIDHIFGNHWFAGKCPVIGHEAIDKDFFLVPGEMDGYDYSVDVLTRQDPKGLPLMPSRADYIINKPQITFSKDMSMKVGEHTFKLYHTPGHSDSQIAVYVPEERVVFVGDTIFSDCQTWLHSANIDELINSLKFIYTLDVDYIVPGHGPVVKKSYVLKQLSFIYEWLNQVAEGIAQEWTLDECIKKISFEERFPVDIGQDEMMEYIQRTNIIKCYNYLTQG, from the coding sequence ATGGAGAAACTAACATCGAATGTTTATACAGAAACAAAGATTCGGGGGTGTAATCCCAGTATTGTTTTCACAAGCGAAGGATCGGTATTTATTGATACCGCTCAGATTTTAACGGATCTATTGGAAATGATTACTTTTGCCGAAGAAAAAGGACCGATCAAATACATGATCAATACCGAACCTCATATCGATCATATTTTTGGAAATCACTGGTTTGCCGGTAAATGTCCGGTTATTGGACACGAAGCAATCGACAAAGATTTCTTTCTGGTCCCTGGTGAAATGGATGGTTATGACTACTCTGTGGATGTGTTAACCCGTCAGGATCCCAAAGGACTGCCATTAATGCCATCCCGGGCAGATTATATTATTAATAAACCGCAAATTACCTTCTCTAAGGATATGTCGATGAAGGTGGGCGAGCACACCTTTAAGCTGTACCACACACCAGGTCATTCGGATTCACAGATTGCTGTGTATGTACCGGAGGAACGTGTTGTCTTTGTCGGGGATACTATTTTTTCTGATTGCCAAACCTGGCTGCACTCAGCCAACATAGATGAACTGATCAATTCACTTAAATTCATCTACACCCTGGATGTGGATTATATTGTCCCAGGTCATGGACCGGTTGTTAAAAAATCATATGTGCTAAAACAATTATCCTTTATTTACGAGTGGCTTAACCAGGTTGCGGAAGGGATTGCACAAGAATGGACCCTCGATGAATGTATCAAAAAAATAAGTTTTGAAGAACGCTTCCCGGTGGATATTGGTCAGGATGAAATGATGGAATACATCCAACGAACAAATATCATCAAGTGTTACAACTACTTAACCCAGGGATAA
- a CDS encoding 3-hydroxyacyl-CoA dehydrogenase family protein yields the protein MKLDSINNVSIIGTGMIGASMAVLFTGNGYKTTILAHNDAEIEAGKQRYQACFEDLVQKKLVTEKQYQACEKLLIITTDYQDISDTELIFECVVENLAVKHSVYQAIEENCPNYKAIASSTSAISADDLAEGLKQKEKLVVAHPWNPPHLVPCVELVPSQWSAAGVIDAIYEFLESVGRKVVVMKKAAPGFIGNRLQHALYREAVHMVEQGIASPEDIDKTLKYSFVPRYTSIGIFEHFDYAGLDMIVSIDDYLFPDLSNADKTPDYIRSRFEKGDLGQKTGQGVYDWSKVDMDEFRMKAAKPYFEFFNWSLPEED from the coding sequence ATGAAATTGGATTCAATTAATAATGTTTCGATTATCGGAACTGGCATGATCGGCGCGAGTATGGCCGTATTGTTTACTGGTAATGGCTATAAAACGACCATCCTGGCACATAACGATGCCGAAATAGAAGCCGGAAAACAACGTTATCAGGCCTGTTTTGAAGATTTGGTACAAAAAAAACTGGTTACGGAAAAACAATATCAAGCCTGCGAAAAACTGTTGATAATAACAACCGATTATCAGGACATTTCCGATACCGAACTGATTTTTGAATGTGTGGTTGAAAATCTGGCGGTTAAACACAGTGTCTATCAAGCGATTGAAGAGAACTGTCCGAACTATAAAGCCATTGCCTCGTCGACATCGGCTATTTCAGCGGACGATCTTGCTGAAGGTTTGAAGCAAAAAGAAAAGCTGGTTGTGGCTCACCCCTGGAATCCCCCCCACCTGGTCCCTTGTGTGGAGTTGGTGCCAAGTCAATGGTCAGCAGCAGGGGTTATCGATGCCATTTATGAATTTCTGGAATCAGTCGGACGAAAAGTGGTGGTCATGAAAAAAGCGGCTCCCGGATTTATCGGTAATCGGCTGCAACATGCACTATACCGGGAAGCCGTCCACATGGTGGAACAGGGCATCGCATCACCGGAAGATATTGACAAAACCTTAAAATATAGTTTTGTACCCCGGTATACATCCATCGGCATTTTTGAACATTTTGATTATGCCGGGTTGGATATGATCGTCAGTATTGATGACTACCTCTTCCCGGATCTTTCAAATGCCGACAAAACTCCGGATTACATCCGGTCACGCTTTGAAAAAGGCGATCTCGGTCAGAAAACCGGTCAGGGTGTTTACGACTGGTCCAAGGTGGATATGGACGAATTCCGGATGAAAGCCGCAAAACCATATTTTGAGTTTTTTAACTGGAGTTTGCCAGAAGAAGACTAA
- a CDS encoding thiamine pyrophosphate-dependent dehydrogenase E1 component subunit alpha, with protein MNKIRYFELKALRLFEENKLRGSVHLYAGEEAVAAAVCSQLTDDDYITSTHRGHGHCIAKGAELDKAMAELMGKETGYCKGRSGSMHIADFTKGNLGANAIVGGGIPIATGAALAAKLQKNDKVAVSFFGDGASNEGTFHESLNLAAVWKLPIIFVCENNGFGISVPVAQSTSVENISDRAVGYGIPGVTVDGNDVFAVYEAFETAVKRAKAGDGPTLIECKTYRTLGHWTGDPQTYRDKKDVEMWRDTKDPIQLFKKRLVDAGDFTAAELDQVEEAAKVEADAAAEFAINSPNPDPADVMADVFYEA; from the coding sequence ATGAATAAAATCAGATATTTTGAATTAAAGGCTCTGCGCTTGTTTGAAGAAAATAAACTCCGTGGATCGGTTCATTTATATGCTGGCGAAGAAGCCGTTGCTGCCGCTGTCTGTTCCCAATTGACCGATGATGATTATATCACCAGTACCCATCGGGGTCATGGTCATTGTATCGCCAAAGGTGCTGAACTGGATAAAGCCATGGCCGAATTAATGGGTAAGGAAACCGGTTACTGCAAAGGTCGCAGCGGTTCCATGCACATTGCCGATTTTACCAAGGGCAACCTTGGTGCAAATGCCATTGTCGGCGGGGGCATTCCGATCGCCACCGGAGCGGCGCTGGCCGCCAAGCTTCAGAAAAACGACAAGGTCGCTGTTTCTTTCTTTGGTGATGGTGCTTCCAATGAAGGCACCTTCCATGAAAGTCTGAATCTGGCAGCCGTGTGGAAACTGCCGATCATCTTTGTATGCGAAAATAATGGTTTTGGTATTTCGGTACCGGTTGCGCAGTCAACTTCGGTTGAAAACATCAGTGATCGTGCCGTCGGCTACGGAATACCAGGAGTAACCGTTGACGGGAATGATGTTTTTGCTGTTTATGAAGCCTTTGAAACCGCTGTTAAACGGGCTAAAGCAGGGGATGGGCCGACTTTGATTGAATGTAAAACGTATCGGACCCTTGGCCATTGGACCGGAGATCCTCAAACCTATCGGGATAAAAAAGACGTTGAAATGTGGCGAGACACCAAAGACCCGATTCAATTGTTTAAAAAACGCCTTGTTGATGCCGGTGATTTCACTGCCGCAGAATTAGACCAGGTTGAAGAAGCTGCTAAAGTGGAAGCGGATGCTGCCGCCGAGTTTGCCATTAACAGTCCTAACCCGGATCCTGCCGATGTTATGGCCGATGTTTTCTACGAAGCTTGA
- a CDS encoding alpha-ketoacid dehydrogenase subunit beta has protein sequence MSKKTYATAIRDVIAEEMRRDENVFVMGEDIELLGGIFGCTRDLYKEFGTDRIRNTPISEAAMIGAGVGAACAGMRPIVELMYMDFTLVAADQIINQAAKTRYIFGGKAKIPLVIRGQQGIGRGNAATHSQSLETIFMHFPGIKVACPSNAADAAGLLRTAIRDDNPVMFFEHKALYASKFEVPDDPDFCVPFGKAEIKRSGKDVTIVGSLLYVSRALEAAAELEKIGIDAEVIDPRTMVPFDMDTIIESVKKTGKLVVVHEAHKVAGWGAEVVSEVVDGAFKYLDAAPIHLGAKACPLPFNIELENAVVPSVQQIVEAAKKVCYR, from the coding sequence ATGAGTAAAAAAACTTATGCAACAGCCATTCGCGACGTCATTGCAGAAGAAATGCGCCGGGATGAAAATGTTTTTGTTATGGGAGAAGATATTGAGTTACTGGGTGGTATTTTTGGATGTACCCGGGATTTATATAAAGAATTCGGCACTGATCGGATCAGAAATACACCGATATCCGAAGCCGCCATGATTGGAGCCGGTGTTGGTGCCGCCTGTGCCGGCATGCGTCCGATTGTGGAACTGATGTACATGGACTTTACCTTAGTTGCCGCCGATCAGATTATTAATCAGGCTGCCAAAACCCGCTATATTTTTGGCGGTAAAGCGAAGATTCCCCTGGTCATCCGGGGACAACAGGGAATTGGCCGGGGAAACGCCGCCACCCACAGTCAGAGTCTGGAAACCATTTTTATGCACTTCCCCGGGATCAAGGTTGCCTGTCCGTCGAATGCCGCCGATGCCGCCGGTTTATTAAGAACCGCCATTCGCGATGATAACCCGGTGATGTTCTTTGAACATAAAGCGCTCTATGCTTCTAAATTTGAAGTACCGGATGATCCGGATTTTTGTGTGCCTTTTGGTAAGGCTGAAATTAAGCGAAGCGGTAAAGATGTCACCATCGTGGGTTCATTACTCTATGTCAGCAGAGCCTTGGAAGCGGCAGCTGAATTGGAAAAAATAGGAATTGATGCCGAAGTGATTGACCCCAGAACGATGGTACCTTTTGATATGGACACCATTATTGAATCAGTTAAAAAAACCGGAAAACTGGTGGTGGTTCATGAAGCCCATAAGGTCGCCGGTTGGGGAGCAGAAGTTGTTTCAGAAGTTGTTGACGGCGCATTTAAATATTTAGATGCCGCACCGATTCATCTCGGTGCCAAAGCCTGTCCGCTGCCTTTTAATATTGAATTGGAAAATGCGGTAGTACCGAGTGTGCAGCAGATCGTTGAAGCAGCAAAAAAAGTGTGTTATCGATAG
- a CDS encoding 2-oxo acid dehydrogenase subunit E2 — MAEFIIMPKQGLQMTEGTIMEWLIGEGEEVIADAPLFEMETDKLTITIDASAGGTLLKIIHGAGAVVPITEPIAIIGDKGEDFSALLDSIGAPAAAATVAESVEPVQIAETSIGTAAVKAPRTGRVFASPRAKMLAEEKGIDVADIDGSGPEGLIIEKDVLDFATNPISKTAATPLARKVAELQNIDINGIQGSGVRNKVLADDVRSSASVSHTPVQMVQSLDEELIPIKGMRKIVAERMKQSLGEMAQANHRITVDMTNSVALREQYKAVGRKVSYNDIVLRCAAKALTEFPMMNSSWTSAGIVLKKYVNMGMAVAIEQGLIVPVIKNIHLKSLDQISKESSELALKAKENRLQPEDYSGGTFTVSNLGMFDIDGFTAIINPPEAGILAVGKLAKQPVVSGDEIVIRMMMQLSLTYDHRTVDGAPAAQFLKRIKELLENPMLLI, encoded by the coding sequence ATGGCAGAATTTATAATTATGCCCAAACAAGGTCTTCAGATGACCGAAGGAACCATTATGGAATGGTTGATTGGAGAAGGCGAAGAAGTCATTGCCGATGCTCCTTTATTCGAAATGGAGACGGATAAACTAACCATCACCATTGACGCCAGTGCTGGTGGTACCTTGTTAAAAATAATTCATGGCGCCGGAGCCGTGGTTCCAATCACGGAACCGATTGCGATTATCGGTGACAAGGGCGAAGATTTTTCCGCTTTATTAGATTCCATCGGGGCACCGGCCGCTGCTGCAACGGTTGCTGAAAGTGTGGAACCAGTTCAGATTGCGGAAACATCGATTGGAACAGCGGCTGTTAAGGCACCACGAACCGGAAGAGTTTTTGCATCACCCCGGGCTAAAATGCTGGCTGAAGAAAAAGGGATTGATGTTGCCGATATTGATGGCTCTGGCCCTGAGGGACTGATCATTGAAAAAGATGTTTTGGATTTTGCCACCAATCCGATTTCTAAAACGGCCGCAACGCCATTGGCCAGAAAAGTTGCAGAACTTCAAAATATTGATATCAATGGGATTCAGGGATCTGGCGTCCGTAATAAAGTGTTAGCAGACGATGTGCGTTCATCGGCATCAGTTAGTCATACACCGGTTCAGATGGTTCAATCACTTGATGAAGAATTGATTCCCATCAAAGGGATGCGAAAAATTGTTGCGGAACGCATGAAACAAAGTCTTGGTGAAATGGCCCAGGCCAACCATCGCATCACCGTCGATATGACCAATTCGGTGGCTCTAAGAGAACAATACAAAGCAGTGGGCAGAAAGGTCAGCTACAACGATATCGTGCTGCGCTGCGCGGCCAAAGCCTTGACGGAATTCCCAATGATGAATTCCTCCTGGACCAGCGCCGGGATTGTGCTTAAGAAGTATGTGAATATGGGCATGGCCGTAGCTATTGAGCAGGGTTTAATTGTTCCTGTTATTAAAAATATTCACCTCAAATCGCTGGATCAAATTTCTAAAGAATCCAGTGAACTGGCTTTAAAAGCAAAAGAAAACAGACTTCAGCCGGAAGACTATAGCGGCGGAACCTTTACCGTTTCCAATCTGGGGATGTTTGATATTGATGGCTTCACCGCTATCATCAACCCACCAGAAGCCGGCATCCTGGCAGTTGGCAAGCTGGCCAAACAACCGGTGGTAAGCGGGGATGAAATTGTTATCCGAATGATGATGCAGCTCAGCCTGACCTATGATCATCGTACCGTGGATGGCGCGCCGGCAGCTCAGTTCCTGAAACGGATCAAAGAATTACTTGAAAATCCGATGTTGCTGATTTAA